From a region of the Acidimicrobiales bacterium genome:
- a CDS encoding cyclase family protein has translation MIIDISPRATPRLGVWPGDTSLSREVLATLADGSSVDLSTVHATVHLGAHTDAWSHIVEGAETIDQMPLDAYIGSCQVVRVDVGRDGLVTPDHLPSTLQVPRLLVATGTYPDPDHFNTDFASFHPSTASWLAERGGRLLGIDTPSIDAFSSKDLPTHKICVGARIAILEGVVLADVEPGVYELVALPLPLAGFDASPVRAILRSN, from the coding sequence TTGATCATCGACATCTCGCCCAGGGCCACACCCCGGTTGGGTGTGTGGCCGGGCGACACGTCGCTGTCGCGTGAGGTGCTGGCCACGCTGGCCGACGGCTCCTCGGTAGACCTGTCGACGGTTCACGCCACGGTGCACCTGGGCGCCCACACCGATGCGTGGAGCCACATCGTCGAGGGTGCCGAGACCATCGACCAGATGCCCCTCGATGCCTACATCGGATCGTGCCAGGTGGTCAGGGTCGACGTAGGTCGCGACGGTCTGGTCACCCCAGACCACCTTCCGTCGACTCTGCAGGTGCCCCGACTGTTGGTGGCCACCGGCACCTATCCCGACCCCGACCACTTCAACACCGACTTCGCGTCGTTTCACCCAAGCACCGCCAGCTGGCTGGCCGAGCGCGGCGGTCGGCTGCTGGGCATCGACACCCCAAGCATCGACGCCTTCTCGTCGAAGGACCTACCCACCCACAAGATCTGCGTCGGCGCCCGGATCGCGATCCTCGAGGGTGTGGTGCTGGCCGACGTCGAGCCAGGCGTCTACGAGCTGGTTGCACTGCCCCTGCCGCTGGCTGGTTTCGATGCCAGCCCAGTACGTGCCATCCTTCGCTCCAACTAG
- a CDS encoding acyl-CoA dehydrogenase family protein, giving the protein MSITEASVRSEVLEWFHNSWNPDLSLIEWRRILVDAGWAVPSWSSRWFGRDLPAWADRVAHAAIREAGGVAVPLGGGFGLAAPTIYDHGSDELKKRFLRPTLTGELLWCQLFSEPVAGSDLAGLKTTAVRDGDHWIVNGQKVWNTSAHHADMGILVARTDWDVPKHAGLSYFLIDMHQDGVEVRPIEQMNYHNSFNEVFLTDAIVPHDNLVGELGGGWKVARGTLAHERSFSSSRSVHFAPGASGRVVDEAREEYDEWKKTYEWYPQRAGRVDLLIDRATEAAKTDDAILRQELMKVWSFNRAAELTAARARGARELGRPPGSEGSIGKLALSEVARQSNRVHTTIAGPDAMLKTTSDPVHEVIAEVLVSTPAQSIAGGTDEIQHNILGENILGLPKEPSVDRGVAFRDVGRR; this is encoded by the coding sequence ATGAGCATCACCGAAGCCAGCGTCAGGTCGGAGGTCCTCGAGTGGTTCCACAACAGCTGGAACCCAGACCTTTCGCTGATCGAATGGCGCCGGATCCTGGTCGACGCCGGCTGGGCCGTTCCCTCTTGGTCGTCGCGGTGGTTTGGGCGCGACCTGCCCGCTTGGGCCGACCGGGTTGCCCACGCCGCAATCCGCGAAGCCGGTGGGGTCGCCGTGCCTCTGGGCGGTGGGTTCGGGCTGGCGGCGCCCACGATCTACGACCACGGCTCTGACGAGCTGAAAAAGCGATTCCTGCGGCCCACACTGACCGGCGAGCTGCTTTGGTGCCAGCTGTTCAGCGAGCCGGTGGCGGGCTCGGATCTGGCCGGCCTGAAGACCACCGCTGTTCGCGATGGTGATCACTGGATCGTCAACGGTCAAAAGGTCTGGAACACCAGCGCCCACCACGCCGACATGGGCATCCTGGTGGCCCGCACCGATTGGGATGTGCCGAAACACGCCGGCCTGTCGTACTTCCTCATCGACATGCACCAAGACGGAGTCGAGGTGCGACCGATCGAGCAGATGAACTATCACAACTCGTTCAACGAGGTCTTCCTGACCGACGCGATCGTGCCCCACGACAACCTCGTCGGTGAGCTGGGAGGCGGTTGGAAGGTGGCGCGGGGCACCCTTGCCCACGAGAGGAGTTTCTCGTCGAGCCGTTCGGTGCATTTCGCCCCGGGTGCATCGGGGCGTGTCGTCGACGAGGCGCGCGAAGAGTACGACGAGTGGAAGAAGACCTACGAGTGGTACCCCCAGCGCGCTGGTCGGGTCGATCTGCTGATCGACCGGGCAACCGAGGCCGCCAAGACCGACGATGCGATTCTGCGACAAGAACTGATGAAGGTCTGGTCGTTCAATCGCGCCGCCGAGCTGACAGCGGCGCGGGCCCGCGGCGCCCGCGAGCTGGGCAGGCCACCGGGATCTGAGGGTTCGATCGGCAAGTTGGCCCTGTCGGAGGTGGCCAGGCAGAGCAATCGGGTACACACGACGATCGCCGGGCCCGACGCCATGCTGAAGACGACGTCAGACCCTGTGCACGAGGTGATAGCCGAAGTGTTGGTGTCGACTCCTGCGCAGTCGATAGCCGGCGGCACCGACGAGATTCAGCACAACATCTTGGGCGAGAACATCCTGGGCTTGCCCAAGGAGCCGTCCGTGGATCGGGGTGTGGCTTTTCGTGACGTCGGGCGCCGCTAG
- a CDS encoding SDR family oxidoreductase has protein sequence MELKDRVTVVTGAGSGIGRESAKAFAAEGARLVVVADLDESKAQAVAAGIGDSAIGVGLDVADRDAVFGLCHQIEDQHGPIDVFFSNAGYGQQGGLDLSVGDWQRMMDVHFTSHLYVAQALVPGMVARGEGYLFSTASAAGLLTQIDSGPYAVSKAAAVAFAEWLAINYGGQGVRVSVLCPQAVRTNIIGDDLTQWDTGKQAALDGVLEPEQVAQMVVDTIRDETFLLLPHEQVATYMQRKATDPGRWIAGMQRFKQRLDAQNT, from the coding sequence ATGGAACTGAAGGACAGGGTCACGGTCGTCACCGGTGCAGGCAGCGGCATCGGCAGGGAATCGGCGAAGGCGTTCGCCGCCGAGGGGGCGCGCCTGGTGGTGGTGGCCGACCTCGACGAGTCGAAGGCCCAGGCGGTGGCCGCCGGCATAGGCGACTCGGCCATCGGTGTGGGGCTCGACGTCGCCGACCGCGATGCGGTGTTCGGTCTTTGCCATCAGATCGAAGACCAGCATGGCCCGATCGACGTGTTCTTCTCGAACGCGGGCTATGGGCAGCAGGGCGGCCTGGACCTGTCGGTCGGCGACTGGCAGCGCATGATGGATGTCCATTTCACGTCGCATCTATACGTGGCTCAGGCGTTGGTACCAGGCATGGTCGCCAGGGGAGAGGGCTACCTGTTCTCGACCGCGTCGGCCGCAGGCTTGTTGACACAGATCGACTCGGGCCCTTACGCCGTTTCGAAGGCGGCAGCGGTCGCGTTCGCCGAGTGGCTGGCCATCAACTACGGCGGTCAGGGTGTTCGTGTGTCGGTGCTGTGCCCCCAGGCGGTGCGCACCAACATCATCGGCGACGACCTCACGCAGTGGGACACCGGCAAGCAGGCGGCCCTCGATGGGGTGCTCGAACCAGAGCAGGTCGCCCAGATGGTGGTCGACACCATTCGCGACGAAACGTTTCTGCTGCTGCCTCATGAGCAGGTTGCGACCTATATGCAACGCAAGGCCACCGACCCCGGTCGCTGGATTGCGGGCATGCAGAGGTTCAAGCAGCGCCTCGACGCCCAGAACACCTGA
- a CDS encoding cysteine synthase family protein yields the protein MKPGNTPLVELRNMAPDGTRLFAKLEWYNPTGSIKDRPAWSMFHDAKRRGLLPDRKPLIEATSGNTGIGLARVALLYGHPCAICLPSTATEERKQILRAYGAELIIVPGGPNDAIAHAKELVAAGEGHMVYQYGNPANPAAHEFGTAPEIVRDWPLDAPADHLLGAYGTGGTLTGNSRGIKKAWPTTRVHSVEPYVEDPIGGMRSQLDPFQPPVADLSLVDERWEVSKELAEKTVHGLMMHEGHFAGTSSGAVVYAAQAVLDKYGGTAVALLPDAGWKYLSGSPWNQL from the coding sequence ATGAAGCCGGGAAACACTCCACTCGTCGAGCTACGCAACATGGCTCCCGACGGAACTCGGCTGTTCGCGAAGCTCGAGTGGTACAACCCGACAGGCTCCATCAAGGACCGCCCGGCGTGGTCGATGTTCCACGATGCCAAGCGCCGGGGTCTCCTGCCAGATCGCAAGCCGCTGATCGAAGCCACGTCGGGCAACACCGGCATCGGTCTGGCCCGAGTGGCGCTGCTGTACGGTCACCCGTGCGCAATCTGCTTGCCCAGCACGGCAACCGAAGAGCGCAAGCAGATCCTGCGGGCCTATGGCGCCGAGTTGATAATCGTGCCGGGTGGCCCCAACGACGCCATCGCCCATGCCAAGGAGCTGGTCGCCGCCGGCGAGGGGCACATGGTCTATCAGTACGGCAATCCTGCCAACCCGGCTGCTCACGAGTTCGGAACGGCGCCCGAGATCGTCCGCGACTGGCCGCTCGACGCTCCAGCCGATCACCTCTTGGGCGCCTACGGCACCGGGGGCACCCTCACCGGCAACAGCCGGGGCATCAAGAAGGCCTGGCCCACCACCAGGGTCCATTCCGTCGAGCCCTATGTCGAGGACCCCATCGGTGGGATGCGCAGCCAGCTCGATCCGTTCCAGCCGCCCGTGGCCGACCTGAGCCTGGTCGACGAGCGGTGGGAGGTCAGCAAGGAGCTGGCCGAAAAGACGGTGCACGGGCTGATGATGCACGAGGGTCACTTCGCCGGAACCTCGTCCGGAGCCGTCGTGTACGCCGCCCAAGCCGTGCTCGACAAGTACGGCGGCACGGCCGTGGCACTGCTGCCAGACGCAGGGTGGAAGTATCTTTCTGGCAGCCCCTGGAACCAGCTCTAG
- a CDS encoding acyl-CoA dehydrogenase family protein translates to MWSLTDEQQALLETADRFARNELYPLAPRMDDEEWFPVDMFAKLGQGGLLGATVPAEFGGAEMGMLEAGLVAQAFSRWNHAFALSYVAHDNLCANNIANNASHELKARYLPGLCNGELIGCLGLTEPGAGSDALGSMKTTAVRDGDTYVINGSKLYITNGPVADICLLYAKTQQGRGSKGITAFIVETDSPGFEVAQKLTKMGFRGSPTAELVLRDLVVPASNIVGVEHQGHQVVMSGLDYERAMVAPINLGIAERALELSIEYAKAREQFGRPISSFQMVQSRLADMYVWVETMKTFCWQVLAEVSEVDETQAGKGEIHARTAASVMYCADMCNKVLDNAVQIHGGSGYIWESEVNRLFRATKLLEIGAGTTEVRKMIIAGELLAE, encoded by the coding sequence ATGTGGTCGTTGACCGACGAACAGCAGGCGCTGCTGGAAACCGCCGATCGCTTCGCCCGCAACGAGTTGTATCCGCTGGCCCCGCGGATGGACGACGAAGAGTGGTTTCCCGTCGACATGTTCGCCAAGCTCGGCCAAGGCGGCCTGCTGGGAGCGACCGTTCCCGCCGAGTTCGGCGGCGCAGAGATGGGCATGCTCGAGGCCGGGCTGGTCGCCCAGGCCTTCTCGCGCTGGAATCACGCCTTTGCGCTCAGCTATGTGGCCCACGACAACCTGTGCGCCAACAACATCGCAAACAACGCGTCGCACGAGCTCAAGGCTCGCTATCTGCCTGGGTTGTGCAACGGTGAGTTGATCGGCTGTCTCGGCCTGACCGAACCCGGTGCAGGTTCCGACGCACTCGGGTCGATGAAGACCACGGCGGTCCGAGACGGCGACACCTATGTGATCAACGGCTCGAAGCTGTACATCACCAACGGGCCGGTGGCCGACATCTGTCTTCTGTACGCGAAGACCCAGCAGGGCCGCGGGTCGAAGGGAATAACCGCCTTCATCGTCGAAACCGACTCGCCCGGCTTCGAGGTCGCTCAGAAGCTGACCAAGATGGGCTTTCGAGGCAGCCCGACCGCCGAGCTGGTGCTGCGAGACCTGGTGGTGCCGGCGTCGAACATCGTCGGGGTCGAGCACCAGGGGCATCAGGTCGTGATGAGCGGTCTCGACTACGAACGGGCCATGGTGGCTCCGATCAACCTGGGGATCGCCGAGCGAGCTCTCGAGTTGTCGATCGAATACGCCAAGGCGAGAGAGCAGTTCGGTCGGCCGATCTCGTCGTTCCAGATGGTGCAGTCGCGCCTGGCCGACATGTATGTGTGGGTCGAGACGATGAAGACGTTCTGCTGGCAGGTGCTGGCCGAGGTGTCAGAGGTAGACGAGACTCAGGCCGGCAAGGGCGAGATCCACGCCCGCACCGCCGCTTCGGTCATGTACTGCGCCGACATGTGCAACAAGGTTCTCGACAACGCAGTGCAGATCCACGGCGGCTCGGGCTATATCTGGGAGTCTGAGGTCAACCGACTGTTCCGAGCGACCAAGCTGCTCGAGATCGGGGCCGGCACCACAGAGGTCCGCAAGATGATCATCGCCGGCGAACTCCTGGCGGAATAG